A genomic region of Notamacropus eugenii isolate mMacEug1 chromosome 3, mMacEug1.pri_v2, whole genome shotgun sequence contains the following coding sequences:
- the ACKR4 gene encoding atypical chemokine receptor 4 isoform X2 — protein MDLEHNQSTDYYYEENEANGTQDYSQYEILCVKEDVRNFAKVFLPAFYTVAFIAGIAGNSTVVAIYAYYKKQKTKTDVYIMNLAVADLLLLVTLPFWAVNAVHGWVLGIPMCKVTSALFTINFASGMQFLACISMDRYSAITKAPGHQRVGRPCWIICVCVWLIAILLSIPQLVFNTVNDKKRCLPIFSHRLGTTIKASIQILEICIGFVLPFLIMGVCYSLTARTLIKIPNVKKSQALRVLLAVVAVFIVTQLPYNIVKFWQAIDIIYSLIIDCEMSKRMDVAIQITKSLALFHSCLNPILYAFMGSSFKMHITKMVKKYGYWRRQRQNPEDIPFDSEERTESMSTFSI, from the coding sequence ATGGATCTGGAACACAATCAGTCCACAGATTACtattatgaggaaaatgaagcaaacggCACTCAGGATTATAGTCAGTATGAAATACTCTGTGTCAAGGAGGACGTCAGGAATTTTGCCAAGGTGTTCCTGCCTGCTTTCTACACAGTGGCTTTTATTGCTGGAATTGCAGGAAATTCCACAGTGGTGGCCATCTACGCCTACTACAAGAAACAGAAAACCAAGACTGATGTGTACATCATGAATCTGGCAGTGGCTGATCTGCTTCTGCTTGTCACTTTGCCATTTTGGGCAGTGAATGCCGTACATGGATGGGTACTGGGGATACCAATGTGCAAAGTGACTTCAGCCTTATTCACCATAAACTTTGCCTCTGGAATGCAATTTCTGGCTTGCATCAGCATGGACAGATACTCTGCAATAACTAAAGCCCCAGGACATCAACGAGTTGGAAGACCATGTTGGAtcatctgtgtctgtgtctggcTCATTGCAATACTGCTGAGCATACCTCAACTAGTTTTTAATACAGTGAATGACAAGAAGAGATGCCTACCTATATTCTCACACCGCTTAGGAACAACAATTAAGGCATCAATTCAGATCCTGGAAATTTGCATAGGGTTTGTACTACCCTTTCTTATAATGGGAGTTTGCTATTCTCTGACAGCCAGGACACTTATCAAGATACCCAACGTGAAGAAATCTCAGGCCCTCCGGGTTCTACTAGCCGTTGTGGCTGTTTTCATTGTCACTCAGCTGCCATACAACATTGTCAAATTCTGGCAAGCCATTGACATCATCTATTCTCTGATTATCGACTGTGAAATGAGTAAGCGCATGGATGTGGCCATACAAATCACAAAAAGCTTAGCCCTTTTTCATAGCTGTCTCAACCCAATCCTATATGCTTTTATGGgatcttcttttaaaatgcacattaccaaaatggtgaagaaatatGGCTActggaggagacagagacaaaaccCAGAAGACATTCCTTTTGATTCTGAAGAACGCACAGAGTCAATGAGTACTTTTAGTATCTAG
- the ACKR4 gene encoding atypical chemokine receptor 4 isoform X1, whose translation MKTPLAGKPRGVVSDSEQKWNELGWDDIRLRSRGTSACSVAPEQVATMDLEHNQSTDYYYEENEANGTQDYSQYEILCVKEDVRNFAKVFLPAFYTVAFIAGIAGNSTVVAIYAYYKKQKTKTDVYIMNLAVADLLLLVTLPFWAVNAVHGWVLGIPMCKVTSALFTINFASGMQFLACISMDRYSAITKAPGHQRVGRPCWIICVCVWLIAILLSIPQLVFNTVNDKKRCLPIFSHRLGTTIKASIQILEICIGFVLPFLIMGVCYSLTARTLIKIPNVKKSQALRVLLAVVAVFIVTQLPYNIVKFWQAIDIIYSLIIDCEMSKRMDVAIQITKSLALFHSCLNPILYAFMGSSFKMHITKMVKKYGYWRRQRQNPEDIPFDSEERTESMSTFSI comes from the exons ATGAAGACTCCCTTGGCTGGGAAACCTAGAGGCGTGGTGTCAGACTCCGAACAAAAGTGGAATGAATTAGGCTGGGATGACATTAGACTTCGCTCCCGAGGCACCAGCGCCTGCTCTGTGGCTCCGGAACAG GTTGCGACCATGGATCTGGAACACAATCAGTCCACAGATTACtattatgaggaaaatgaagcaaacggCACTCAGGATTATAGTCAGTATGAAATACTCTGTGTCAAGGAGGACGTCAGGAATTTTGCCAAGGTGTTCCTGCCTGCTTTCTACACAGTGGCTTTTATTGCTGGAATTGCAGGAAATTCCACAGTGGTGGCCATCTACGCCTACTACAAGAAACAGAAAACCAAGACTGATGTGTACATCATGAATCTGGCAGTGGCTGATCTGCTTCTGCTTGTCACTTTGCCATTTTGGGCAGTGAATGCCGTACATGGATGGGTACTGGGGATACCAATGTGCAAAGTGACTTCAGCCTTATTCACCATAAACTTTGCCTCTGGAATGCAATTTCTGGCTTGCATCAGCATGGACAGATACTCTGCAATAACTAAAGCCCCAGGACATCAACGAGTTGGAAGACCATGTTGGAtcatctgtgtctgtgtctggcTCATTGCAATACTGCTGAGCATACCTCAACTAGTTTTTAATACAGTGAATGACAAGAAGAGATGCCTACCTATATTCTCACACCGCTTAGGAACAACAATTAAGGCATCAATTCAGATCCTGGAAATTTGCATAGGGTTTGTACTACCCTTTCTTATAATGGGAGTTTGCTATTCTCTGACAGCCAGGACACTTATCAAGATACCCAACGTGAAGAAATCTCAGGCCCTCCGGGTTCTACTAGCCGTTGTGGCTGTTTTCATTGTCACTCAGCTGCCATACAACATTGTCAAATTCTGGCAAGCCATTGACATCATCTATTCTCTGATTATCGACTGTGAAATGAGTAAGCGCATGGATGTGGCCATACAAATCACAAAAAGCTTAGCCCTTTTTCATAGCTGTCTCAACCCAATCCTATATGCTTTTATGGgatcttcttttaaaatgcacattaccaaaatggtgaagaaatatGGCTActggaggagacagagacaaaaccCAGAAGACATTCCTTTTGATTCTGAAGAACGCACAGAGTCAATGAGTACTTTTAGTATCTAG